GTCGGGGCAGCCCAAACCTGCTCCTCTCCGCGGTTTTGGCTTCTCTCCCCTTCGAAGGGCAGCGGTGAGTGCTGTGTGGTGGTGCGGTGCTTTGGTGAAGCTGCTTCCGTGCTCCTTGGAACCTGTCAAGGTCCTTCGGCCCCTCTCTGGTGAGTCATACCGAATCTGGCTTGCTCAGTGGAGGGGTGATGTGTTCTTCGATGTGGCGGGGAGTTTTTTCAGTGCATCCGTTGGTGTGTTGGTGTGTAGGTGGAGCGTTTGTTTGTCGTTTCGGTCCTCTTGTTGACTGTTTGGGGCCTTGTCCTCTTGTATCTGGTTTTCGTCCGGtttttcctaattaattggacaattctattttttctataaTGAAACGTAGGAACTTTCTGCCTGCCCCTTCGAGGTGTCCTCAAAAATCTTCGTGTTCCAAAGCAACGGATTAAGATGTGTGCACATCAAGCTgtcaaagagaaaaaaagaaaaaagatgttgTTTTTTCGAGGGGGAAAAAAGAGATGTGTGCACATCAACGTTGCTGGACTCAAGCAAAGCCCATGTCATGGAATTCTATTCCTAAAGGGCCAAGTTCAACCAACAAAAGCCATGCAGATCATTGGTCTCAAAAGCCCTTCAACAAGCATATAGTGTACATACAACGTCGTTGTTGGATCCGACTACTGAATACAAATGGTGTCAAATCCAATCACCATGGTGTTCTTTGGGATTGGCAGCCCCAAGACGAGCCAGTGAGCCACCACCGGAACTCATCCTAAGCGAGCATGTAACACTTCTGACGTCAGTGTACCAACTCGGGCCAGGTCGGCCACCATGTGGACTGAGCTAGATGACATGAGCCCAATTAATACCGGGTTCCAGCTAACTACACAGATGAGCACTCCACCGACGCCACTTTTGAACCCAAGAAAACGCTCCTCCATGACAAGGCCGCCAGCGAGCCATCGCACTGGCAGGCCATCTCATCAGGCAAACAGCACACAGAAGTCTGATAAGGCTATACCGTGCACCCTCAGAACATCACGTTGCGCGCATCGAACCGCCCAAAACCATTAGCAACCGAGTCCCGGTAGTCATTAGTAGAGGTGTCACCGTGACACCGTGAACCACCACAAAATCAAAAACCGGCGCACGGTCGGTGAACGACCGCGAAGACAACCTAGGCTGCCATCAACCGATCTCCCCGACCGGAATCGAGCACCACTAGCAGCATCTAATTTGTCGTTGCACAGCCACAACTtcgaggaaaagaaaagggcagATCTTGGATATCTTTCCTCCGCACCGATTACAACTGACGAgcaatctaaaaaaaaaaaactgacgaGCAGCCAGCTCGCACAGTGTTCAACGCAAGTGACTAAGTTAATGCTACAAAATTAAACCGGTTTATTCTCAAACACTAATGCTTATTTGTTTATTAGAGGTGTCTAATTAAGCACCTGTCCTGTAGAACACAAGCACCAGTGCTCAGACAAAAGCCGGTTTATTTTGTACAAGCACCTTGCATTGAAGTTGCTCTAAGATgacggagaggaggaggattttGGCCCCTGGTGCCCGTCGTCACGGGAGGTACGTACACGATCGACCGAGGGTGGCACGTCAGTTTCCATTCTCCATACACTTGCTTGCTGACCCACCTGGGATGGTAACACATAAATTAGCGCACATTCTTCAGTGCGGGGAAACATGTCGCTCTCTAGCTGTaacacacacgcgcgcgcgcgctcaGCTGCGGGAACGGCTGAACGAGGACGTAGTGCGCCTCGCCTTCCCAGGGAAGATCGACCGATCCTGAGCAGAATCCTCTCCTGGTGACCGAATTACGTCAGTTCATGTCGCTCTCTTCCTTGTTGTTCGGTGCTCCTGTACTGCAAAAATCAAACAAGGACGTACGCTGGGAGGGAGGGACGAACCGCCGGGCCAGGAAATTCCATGCCAAAAGAGCATCGCACACTCAAGGtctcaaggaaacattttttaaCTAGTCCATCGGGCGGTGTGGCTATGCTATCCTGCGTGCCTTTTGACGCTCTTTTTGCGAGTGGGTACTGGGTGCAGATCAGAGATATTCGTGATGGCCGCGGGGAGCATGGCAGGAGAAATTCGGATTCCCATTCCTCCATAGTTTGTTCGCCAACCCTGAACTTTATCGCTCGACCCAACACAAAGGGAAGACATGCAGCCATCGCACCAAATTGCGTCTCCGTCAGTGTCGTGTGTCGGCGAATAGTAGTTATGAAATCGCTTCaaattgttttcttcttccctttgtACTCGTCTTCGGATCTACGACTACGGGAGAGCATAGCCACAGCTATCATCCTGATTTTTGCGTTAACTCTGTGTAGTTTTATCAGCACATACGTCATGAAAAGGCGAATCATATTGGCGaaaaatttaataaaaaatcGTACATTGAAGAACCCTCGTGGTACAAAGTGTACTACAAACACAAGCATACATGTTTTGCTGTGCTCGGTTATTACAGAAGCTGTGATCTCGATCTGGAGTTGATCGATGCCTCTCGGGGAACAGTGTTCCCAGAATCAAACATGATCGTCCCCGTGGGTTGATAACACTGTAGGTTACTTCCTACCGAGCCGGCACGCGAATAAGGCCGGCCAATCGATCTCCACGGCGATGGCCGTCTTGCACCCACCGGAAACCCGCAGCTCCGTCGCCACCTCCTCCATTATCGCGCCGCCACGGCTCTCGAGATCCGCGACGTACAGGCAACGCTCCCGGTCCCTGGCCAGCAGCGTGCCGCTCCTCTCCCCGAAGCACACGCACAGAGCCCCGTCCATCTCCTTGGACCGACTCTGCAGCTCGACCACCCTACCATGGTGCCACGAgagctctccgccgccgtcttccccctgccgccgccgccgcgtccagACCTCTACGCGGAGCCGGCCCTCGTTCCTGAGGAGGCAGAGCGCCGAGAGCGCGGCCCCgtcgggcgcggcggcgaggcgcggcaTGTCGTAGAGGTGGAACGGGAGGTCCCGCGGCGGGACGGGGAGCCTGTGGAGGGAGGCCTCGCCGGTCGCGGCGTCCACGTCCAGGGCGTGGAAGTGGGCCAGGTCCCAGAGCAGCCAGTGCGCCGTGTAATGGCGGACGCCGCGCTGGTCGACGGACACGATGACGGCGGCGTCGCGCTGCTTGATGGGCCCGAAGATGCCGTGCTCTATCGGGTCGAACAGCTTGCTCGGCGCGCTCCAGCaaccggaggaagaagaagaagaagaagagcacgTGCGGAGGTAGTACTGCCGCTTGTCCTCGTTGATGCCGATCACGAGCACCTTGAAGCTGGACGAGGCCGCGGAAGAGTCgtcggcggaggagccggggAGGACGGCGTAGGCGCTGGTGGCGAAGTAGTCGAAGAACCAGCCGCAgtgcagcggcgggagcacgTGGCACGCGCCCGAGTTCAGGTCGCACACGGCCAGGCGGTCaagggccgcggcggccggttcttctccttcttcttggtCGACGACGGCAGTACCGTCGACGAGACGCACGAGGAGAAGCCCGCCGTGCGACGCGAGCGGCACGACAGCGGCGCGGCCCAAGATGCcggcgctgccggcgccggggacgaaGGTGGATAGCAACGG
The Brachypodium distachyon strain Bd21 chromosome 2, Brachypodium_distachyon_v3.0, whole genome shotgun sequence genome window above contains:
- the LOC100829286 gene encoding uncharacterized protein LOC100829286 translates to MTRGPKKPLYIQCGALPKSMPIASIYLSVSIENESNQIMQQLASRARIAAAMRGGGAAAEGEGDLPEDVVLEILARVPGVADLFRCAAACRRWRALVSDRSFLRRRWPPGARHRSSLLGFFFNREDPAPATMAPAEENFVRAPRSVLRPGSPLLSTFVPGAGSAGILGRAAVVPLASHGGLLLVRLVDGTAVVDQEEGEEPAAAALDRLAVCDLNSGACHVLPPLHCGWFFDYFATSAYAVLPGSSADDSSAASSSFKVLVIGINEDKRQYYLRTCSSSSSSSSGCWSAPSKLFDPIEHGIFGPIKQRDAAVIVSVDQRGVRHYTAHWLLWDLAHFHALDVDAATGEASLHRLPVPPRDLPFHLYDMPRLAAAPDGAALSALCLLRNEGRLRVEVWTRRRRQGEDGGGELSWHHGRVVELQSRSKEMDGALCVCFGERSGTLLARDRERCLYVADLESRGGAIMEEVATELRVSGGCKTAIAVEIDWPALFACRLGRK